One Hippoglossus hippoglossus isolate fHipHip1 chromosome 13, fHipHip1.pri, whole genome shotgun sequence genomic window carries:
- the rbm7 gene encoding RNA-binding protein 7, with translation MGIEDEADRTLFIRNLDQRVTEELLFELFLQAGPLIRTKIPKDVDGKQKTFGFAVYKHEVSVPYAMELLDGSSLFSRTLHVQFRSGSSHSSSPGNSQNSSPANTPNPHGQRTPNHFNSPPYTPPPQMQRLFSPPDNLQKHAIMNNMMWQAEQLNSGFSKTQQRQPPSGGNSRQQDNSPYRHHPTNANSGTRSQRYGDESGSGRHQQHNRDNYQHQSDRSGNRHHDGRGGNRHYDDRGSNRGHQDNRWRRY, from the exons ATGGGAATAGAAGATGAAGCGGACAGGACGCTGTTCATCCGAAACCTGGACCAGAGGGTGACGGAGGAGCTTTTGTTCGAGCTCTTTTTACAG GCAGGCCCTCTCATCAGAACCAAGATCCCGAAAGACGTGGAcgggaaacagaaaacatttggtTTTGCTGTGTACAAGCACGAGGTGTCTGTGCCGTATGCCATGGAGCTGCTCGACGGGTCGTCGCTGTTCAGCAGAACTCTCCATGTGCAGTTCAGATCGG GAAGCAGTCATAGCAGCAGTCCAGGGAACTCCCAGAATTCAAGTCCTGCAAATACTCCAAACCCCCACGGCCAGAG GACGCCGAACCACTTCAATTCTCCACCATATACTCCTCCGCCCCAGATGCAGAGACTCTTTTCACCGCCCGATAATCTGCAGAAACATGCCATC ATGAACAACATGATGTGGCAGGCCGAGCAGTTGAACTCCGGCTTCTCCAAGACTCAGCAGAGGCAGCCGCCCTCAGGTGGAAACTCGAGACAACAGGACAACAGCCCCTATCGGCATCATCCGACCAACGCCAACAGCGGCACCAGAAGCCAGCGCTACGGGGACGAGTCCGGTTCTGGGCGTCACCAGCAACACAACCGGGACAACTATCAGCACCAGAGCGACAGGAGCGGCAACCGTCACCATGATGGCAGAGGCGGAAACAGACATTATGACGACAGGGGCAGCAACCGTGGCCACCAGGATAATAGATGGCGGCGGTACTGA